A genome region from Anabaena sphaerica FACHB-251 includes the following:
- a CDS encoding vWA domain-containing protein, translated as MASQKTKFAVYNLAGKEKAFYLTEKVKLEIQPDAIPKKMIAHSIMIIDRSGSMYHDIEALKETLIKLLTLDEYSNSELVITLISYSSKGDVTCHFQRVPIQEVMQPDSSYIAEIKSIHAGCATCISQSLKLANELIRANELTAITLHSDGYANDSSFNSESKAIEEICNDLKNKEVFVNTIAYSPSSDFKFLAKIANSVSGVCLQAGNIKEVYDALYHTGNVLKEATGIVIEEPLASDYSYQVFFSPTAKKINGTNQTLKVFGLKLEDEAYIYKYKQITQEAYNQLIDVSVAQNDESVYMFAKANLADGNLNTAKYALASTFNATLTARHAKALTNEDIANFTQDLEIALFYPHVLAEHEILDHVKVNDKISILALIDILSQHRQHIIINLKHLQATYQRKGVKRVNGVRGENGELIKPWLEIEYIEPGDYVQMGSFDINRNTATINMLIQQKVKLVNSEDKTPITEVAGVLLNDLTTFNNYTVVSDGDINIKALKVKISSKKAFDELKVVGVIDGEEFDFQKEYTLQLEDLPLVSFEGNYSSIEGLFTQLAEIKALSSILAAHLREESDVFIPAQIEELKKHYLSKSLYLNFPTTNEYTDLKAALSDGTVDSRVSYKIDIGSTEILNLSKLSSANQFLDKRYEVYDSETGEIFAKPTFALGLNENIAFRPKAVSSRTKITKVDDLMKAIFDDFVGIEQNGKVAEILNLVGAGSLALLLQAKHAGTPVNKQEIINAMTAAQSKLEEYTEKVYREKISPLVFYIGATGLLPDEMNAQAMTADEIGSKYPHLQFSKNEQEGTFFVVGDTVISVYAQTEYYSKKLVGVN; from the coding sequence ATGGCAAGTCAAAAAACCAAGTTTGCTGTTTATAATCTCGCAGGTAAGGAAAAAGCTTTCTATTTAACTGAAAAAGTCAAACTGGAAATTCAGCCAGATGCTATTCCTAAAAAAATGATAGCTCATAGTATCATGATCATTGATCGTTCTGGTTCTATGTATCATGATATTGAGGCATTAAAAGAAACTTTAATCAAGCTTTTGACGTTGGATGAATACAGTAATTCAGAATTGGTAATAACGCTGATTTCCTATTCTTCTAAAGGTGATGTTACTTGTCATTTTCAGCGTGTACCTATTCAGGAGGTAATGCAGCCAGATTCATCTTACATAGCTGAAATTAAATCAATTCACGCTGGTTGTGCAACTTGTATTTCTCAATCTTTGAAATTAGCTAATGAATTGATTCGTGCTAATGAATTAACAGCAATTACTTTACACAGTGATGGCTATGCTAATGATAGCAGTTTTAATTCTGAATCCAAGGCAATAGAGGAAATTTGTAATGATTTAAAAAACAAGGAAGTTTTTGTTAACACTATTGCCTATTCTCCCTCTTCTGATTTTAAGTTTCTGGCAAAAATCGCTAATTCTGTTTCTGGTGTTTGTCTACAAGCTGGGAATATTAAGGAAGTCTATGATGCTCTTTATCACACGGGAAATGTGTTAAAAGAAGCAACGGGAATAGTCATAGAAGAACCTTTAGCTAGTGACTACAGTTATCAAGTATTTTTCTCTCCCACTGCTAAAAAAATTAATGGTACAAATCAAACTTTAAAAGTTTTTGGTTTGAAACTTGAAGATGAGGCATATATCTATAAATATAAGCAAATTACGCAAGAGGCTTATAATCAATTAATAGATGTGTCTGTCGCTCAAAATGATGAATCTGTCTATATGTTTGCTAAGGCTAATTTAGCAGATGGAAATTTAAATACTGCTAAATATGCGCTTGCTAGTACCTTTAACGCAACTTTAACAGCAAGACACGCCAAGGCTTTAACAAATGAAGACATTGCTAATTTTACTCAAGATTTAGAAATTGCGCTCTTTTATCCTCATGTTTTAGCTGAACATGAAATTTTAGATCATGTGAAAGTTAATGATAAAATCTCGATTTTGGCATTGATTGATATTTTATCACAACATCGCCAACATATCATTATTAACCTCAAACATCTGCAAGCAACTTACCAGAGAAAAGGTGTGAAGCGTGTTAACGGTGTGCGAGGAGAAAATGGGGAATTAATCAAACCTTGGTTAGAAATAGAATATATTGAACCAGGTGATTATGTGCAGATGGGTAGTTTTGATATTAACCGGAATACGGCTACTATTAATATGCTGATTCAGCAGAAAGTCAAGTTGGTAAACTCAGAAGATAAAACCCCAATTACAGAAGTTGCAGGTGTGTTATTAAATGATTTGACGACATTCAATAATTATACTGTTGTCAGTGATGGAGATATTAATATTAAGGCTTTAAAGGTGAAGATAAGCAGCAAAAAAGCCTTTGATGAATTAAAAGTGGTGGGAGTTATTGATGGGGAAGAATTTGATTTTCAAAAAGAATATACTCTTCAGTTAGAAGATTTGCCGTTGGTTAGTTTTGAGGGGAATTACAGCAGTATTGAAGGTTTATTTACTCAACTTGCAGAAATCAAAGCTTTATCAAGTATTCTTGCTGCTCATTTACGGGAAGAGTCGGATGTATTTATTCCCGCACAAATTGAAGAATTGAAAAAACATTATCTGTCTAAAAGTCTGTATCTGAATTTTCCCACAACCAACGAATATACAGACTTGAAAGCAGCTTTATCTGATGGTACAGTTGACTCAAGGGTGAGTTATAAAATTGATATTGGTAGTACAGAAATTCTCAACTTGAGTAAATTGTCTTCTGCTAACCAGTTTTTGGATAAAAGATATGAAGTTTATGATTCGGAAACTGGGGAAATTTTTGCTAAACCTACTTTTGCACTGGGGTTAAATGAAAATATTGCTTTTCGTCCTAAAGCAGTGTCTTCGAGAACCAAAATTACAAAAGTCGATGATTTGATGAAAGCGATTTTTGATGATTTTGTGGGAATAGAACAAAATGGCAAAGTTGCAGAAATTTTAAACTTAGTTGGTGCTGGAAGTTTGGCTTTATTATTACAAGCAAAACACGCTGGTACACCTGTAAATAAACAGGAAATTATCAACGCGATGACAGCAGCACAAAGTAAGTTAGAGGAGTACACAGAAAAAGTTTATCGAGAGAAGATTTCACCTTTGGTATTTTACATCGGTGCGACTGGTTTGTTACCTGATGAAATGAATGCTCAAGCGATGACTGCTGATGAAATAGGTAGTAAATATCCTCATTTGCAGTTTTCTAAGAATGAGCAGGAAGGAACATTTTTTGTAGTTGGTGATACTGTAATTAGTGTTTATGCTCAAACTGAATATTACAGTAAGAAGTTAGTTGGTGTTAATTAG
- a CDS encoding DUF4212 domain-containing protein: MDEEQRRAYWRANTALIRNLLIIWALASIVFSILLVQPLNTIRFFGLPFGFWMAQQGSILIFVGLIFTYAFQMDKLDRKYNKK, encoded by the coding sequence ATGGATGAAGAACAACGCCGTGCTTATTGGCGTGCTAACACTGCTTTAATCAGAAATCTTTTAATTATTTGGGCTTTAGCTTCGATTGTTTTTAGTATTTTGCTGGTTCAACCATTAAATACAATTAGGTTTTTTGGTTTACCTTTTGGCTTTTGGATGGCACAACAAGGGTCAATTTTGATTTTTGTGGGTTTGATTTTTACCTATGCTTTCCAAATGGATAAATTAGACCGCAAGTATAATAAAAAGTGA
- a CDS encoding DUF29 family protein, with protein MTQELIDLRNSILEERYTDALAIVDELEGMSRQAILRNIQAFVKVLLIHLIKNQIEKRLTNSWAASIRNSISETKKLNLKENKKSYYINLNEWDSYIQDEIEGAIRDASVEVLNGAYSPFRLAEMVDKEQIINQAQVLLELSYNFSIKELPSVIDNYLTQLPGGEDWKLGRR; from the coding sequence ATGACCCAGGAATTAATCGACCTCAGAAATAGTATTTTAGAAGAGCGTTATACGGATGCTTTAGCTATTGTTGATGAGTTGGAGGGAATGAGTAGACAAGCAATTTTGCGAAATATTCAAGCATTTGTAAAGGTTTTGTTAATTCATTTGATTAAGAATCAAATAGAAAAGCGATTAACTAATTCATGGGCTGCTTCTATTCGTAATTCTATTAGCGAAACTAAAAAACTCAATCTCAAGGAAAATAAGAAATCATATTACATCAATCTAAATGAATGGGATAGCTATATTCAAGATGAAATAGAGGGTGCTATTCGAGATGCAAGTGTGGAAGTTTTGAATGGTGCTTACAGTCCTTTTCGACTTGCAGAAATGGTAGATAAGGAACAGATAATTAATCAAGCTCAGGTTTTATTAGAATTGAGTTATAATTTTTCTATTAAGGAGTTACCATCTGTAATTGATAATTATTTAACTCAGTTACCCGGTGGTGAAGATTGGAAGTTAGGAAGAAGATAA
- a CDS encoding VC_2705 family sodium/solute symporter, protein MSVELWTIILVGLSFALYIYIGWQSRVKDTKDFFIAGQGIPSIANGAATAADWMSAASFISMAGLISTLGYDGSIYLMGWTGGYVLLALLLAPYLRKFGKYTVPDFVGDRYESNLARLVAVVAAIFVSLTYVAGQMRGVGIVFSRFLQVDINTGVMIGIVIVGFFAVLGGMKGITWTQVAQYCILILAYLIPAIAIAFKLTGNPFPQLAFTFSDVADKLNLIQLDLGFKEYTQPFANKTMLDVLFITIALMVGTAGLPHIIVRFYTVPNVRAARFSAGWALLFIAILYTTAPALSMFARYNLIESLHNHTVEEVRQLDWANKWEKTKLLAFEDKNKDGKLQLTPNKETNEITIDNDIIVLSTPEVAALPAWVIALVAAGGLAAALSTASGLLLVISSSIAHDVYYRIFDSTASEEKRVFVGRVVVGFALVLAGYFGVNPPGFVSQVVAFAFGLAAASFFPVIVLGIFDKRTNAAGAIAGMLTGLIFTIIYIIGVKFGGMTPWFFGVSAEGIGTLGMVINFIVTITVSRLTPPPSAEIQALVEDLRTPSFEE, encoded by the coding sequence GTGTCAGTTGAACTTTGGACGATTATCTTAGTTGGACTTTCTTTTGCACTCTATATATACATTGGTTGGCAGTCACGGGTAAAGGATACAAAAGATTTCTTTATTGCTGGCCAGGGTATTCCTTCTATTGCTAACGGTGCAGCAACAGCAGCAGATTGGATGTCTGCGGCTTCGTTTATTTCGATGGCTGGGTTAATTTCTACCTTGGGTTATGATGGTTCAATTTATTTGATGGGTTGGACTGGTGGCTATGTGTTATTAGCTTTATTATTAGCCCCATATTTGCGGAAGTTTGGTAAATATACTGTACCAGATTTTGTGGGCGATCGCTATGAATCTAATCTTGCTCGTTTAGTCGCAGTAGTTGCAGCTATTTTCGTTTCTCTTACCTACGTTGCTGGACAGATGCGTGGTGTAGGTATTGTATTCAGCCGCTTTTTACAAGTTGATATTAATACTGGTGTAATGATCGGTATAGTTATCGTCGGCTTTTTTGCAGTATTGGGAGGGATGAAAGGGATTACTTGGACACAAGTTGCCCAATATTGTATCTTGATTTTAGCTTACCTCATTCCTGCCATTGCGATCGCTTTTAAACTCACAGGTAATCCTTTTCCCCAGTTAGCATTTACCTTTAGTGATGTTGCTGATAAACTTAACCTCATTCAACTTGACTTAGGCTTTAAAGAATATACCCAACCTTTTGCTAACAAAACCATGTTAGATGTTCTATTCATCACTATTGCTTTGATGGTAGGAACAGCCGGTTTACCTCATATTATCGTCCGATTTTACACAGTTCCTAATGTGCGGGCTGCGAGATTTTCCGCAGGTTGGGCATTATTATTTATTGCCATTCTCTACACAACTGCCCCGGCTTTATCAATGTTTGCTCGTTATAATTTAATTGAATCTCTTCACAACCATACTGTTGAAGAAGTCAGACAATTAGACTGGGCAAATAAATGGGAAAAAACCAAATTACTAGCTTTTGAAGATAAAAATAAAGATGGTAAATTACAGTTAACTCCTAACAAAGAAACTAACGAAATTACCATCGACAACGATATTATTGTTCTCTCAACTCCAGAAGTTGCTGCACTCCCAGCTTGGGTAATAGCTTTAGTCGCAGCCGGAGGTTTAGCCGCAGCATTATCAACAGCTTCCGGTTTATTACTGGTGATTTCTAGTTCCATTGCCCATGACGTTTATTACCGCATCTTCGATTCTACAGCTTCGGAAGAAAAACGGGTATTTGTGGGGCGGGTTGTTGTTGGTTTTGCCTTAGTTTTAGCTGGTTATTTTGGCGTAAATCCCCCCGGTTTTGTGTCTCAGGTGGTAGCTTTTGCTTTTGGTTTAGCTGCTGCTAGTTTCTTCCCGGTGATAGTATTAGGAATTTTTGATAAACGCACAAATGCCGCAGGTGCTATTGCAGGAATGTTGACGGGTTTAATTTTCACCATCATCTATATTATCGGTGTGAAATTTGGCGGTATGACACCTTGGTTTTTTGGCGTTTCTGCTGAAGGTATCGGCACTTTAGGGATGGTAATTAATTTTATTGTCACCATCACAGTTTCCCGTTTGACTCCTCCCCCATCGGCAGAAATTCAAGCTTTGGTGGAAGATTTACGCACTCCTAGTTTTGAAGAATAA
- a CDS encoding tetratricopeptide repeat protein produces MKWQLLTHKWQVLGRIFKIAIVTGLTGILCVSCNQSKDVLVTEIGVSPPNRLTAKTSKAGEFYIQGQNQHAKGNSQAAIAAYSRSISLNSQYAPAFKSRGLAYFDVGNKEGAIADYNQALRLNPNDAETYNNRGNARASLGDQQGAIEDYNEAIRLAPNYAEAHNNRGNARATQGDKNGALEDYTQAIRIDQSYAVAYNNRGNAYASQGDQQKAIADYNEAIRLNPNFGPAFNNRGNAFAATGDKRSALQDLQRAASIFDKEGNKDLYQQVMKNIEELGR; encoded by the coding sequence ATGAAATGGCAGTTATTGACACACAAATGGCAAGTGCTAGGCAGAATATTCAAAATAGCAATAGTTACTGGTTTAACTGGAATTTTATGCGTTTCTTGCAATCAAAGTAAGGATGTTTTGGTGACAGAAATAGGGGTCAGTCCTCCCAATCGGTTGACAGCAAAAACATCAAAAGCTGGAGAATTCTATATTCAAGGACAAAATCAGCACGCTAAAGGTAATTCCCAAGCTGCTATTGCTGCTTATAGTAGATCAATTAGTCTTAATTCTCAATATGCACCAGCGTTTAAAAGTCGAGGGTTAGCATATTTTGATGTTGGTAATAAAGAAGGTGCGATCGCTGATTATAATCAAGCTTTACGTCTCAATCCCAATGATGCAGAAACCTATAATAATCGGGGAAATGCTCGTGCATCTTTGGGTGATCAACAAGGTGCCATAGAAGATTATAATGAGGCTATCCGCCTAGCGCCCAACTATGCCGAAGCACACAATAATCGAGGCAATGCCCGCGCTACCCAAGGAGATAAAAACGGGGCGCTGGAAGATTACACCCAAGCTATTCGTATCGATCAAAGTTATGCTGTTGCCTACAATAACCGGGGAAATGCTTACGCGTCTCAGGGAGATCAACAGAAAGCGATCGCAGATTACAATGAAGCTATCCGACTCAACCCCAACTTTGGACCTGCCTTTAATAATCGCGGAAATGCCTTTGCTGCTACTGGAGACAAACGCAGTGCCTTACAAGATTTACAACGGGCAGCATCTATCTTTGATAAAGAAGGAAATAAGGATTTGTATCAACAAGTAATGAAAAATATTGAGGAATTGGGAAGATAG